In Flavobacteriaceae bacterium, the following proteins share a genomic window:
- a CDS encoding NAD(P)/FAD-dependent oxidoreductase, with the protein MIKTDILIIGAGPTGLFTVFEAGLLKLKCHLIDALPQPGGQCSEIYPKKPIYDIPGFPEVLAGDLTDNLLEQGKQFEPGFTLGERAETIEKLDDGTFIVTTNKGTKHHAPVVAIAGGLGSFEPRKPKLENLEKYEDNGLAYFIKDPEIYRNKRVVIAGGGDSALDWSIFLADVASEVTLIHRRNEFRGALDSVEKVQELKLLNKINLITPAEVTELKGENKLEAIVVEKDGEKTLIETDEFLPLFGLSPKLGPIGNWGLEIEKNAIKVNNALDYQTNIPGIFAIGDVNTYPGKLKLILCGFHEATLMCQAAYQIINPGKKYVLKYTTVSGIDGFDGTRKEAPKAVVKAIQ; encoded by the coding sequence ATGATTAAAACAGATATACTTATAATTGGAGCGGGACCAACAGGTTTATTTACTGTTTTTGAAGCAGGGTTATTAAAATTAAAATGTCATTTAATTGATGCATTACCACAACCAGGGGGGCAATGTTCAGAGATATATCCTAAAAAACCAATCTATGATATTCCAGGTTTTCCAGAGGTATTAGCTGGAGATTTAACAGATAATTTACTCGAACAAGGAAAGCAATTTGAACCTGGATTTACTTTAGGTGAGCGTGCAGAAACGATCGAAAAATTAGATGATGGCACATTTATAGTAACAACTAATAAAGGAACAAAGCATCATGCGCCAGTAGTTGCAATCGCAGGTGGTTTAGGAAGTTTTGAGCCACGTAAACCAAAACTAGAGAATCTTGAAAAATATGAAGACAATGGTTTAGCTTATTTTATTAAAGATCCAGAAATTTATAGAAATAAAAGAGTAGTCATTGCTGGAGGAGGAGATTCTGCTTTAGATTGGTCCATTTTTTTAGCGGATGTAGCATCAGAAGTAACCTTAATTCATAGACGTAATGAGTTTAGAGGCGCACTGGATTCTGTAGAAAAAGTACAAGAATTAAAATTACTTAATAAAATTAATTTAATCACTCCCGCTGAAGTTACTGAGCTTAAAGGCGAGAATAAGCTGGAAGCAATTGTTGTAGAAAAAGATGGAGAGAAAACACTAATTGAAACAGATGAGTTTTTACCATTATTTGGATTATCTCCAAAATTAGGACCAATAGGCAATTGGGGATTAGAGATAGAAAAAAACGCCATTAAAGTAAATAATGCGTTGGATTATCAAACTAACATACCTGGCATTTTTGCAATAGGAGATGTTAATACTTATCCAGGTAAATTAAAATTAATTCTTTGTGGTTTTCACGAAGCAACTTTAATGTGTCAAGCTGCATATCAAATTATTAATCCAGGTAAAAAATATGTACTTAAATATACAACGGTAAGTGGTATAGATGGGTTTGATGGTACTAGAAAAGAAGCACCCAAAGCAGTGGTAAAAGCAATTCAATAA
- a CDS encoding serine acetyltransferase — MATIMKHKALCYNIRLKDTIEAFTKRLFYTLFDDEETQKAELKVLEKIFLEEICIDVCIENADLIWEAFKRQLPEVRRKLDLDALAIEQNDPAAKSLEEVYLAYPGFHAITIYRLSHELYVLNTPVVPRMMSEYAHGLTGTDIHPGATIGNSFFIDHATGTVIGETSVIKDNVKIYQGVTLGGIQVKKSLSSTKRHPTIENNVTIYANATILGGDIVIGANSIIGANVWITKSIPENSIVTYQLENKISVRKND, encoded by the coding sequence ATGGCAACAATAATGAAACATAAAGCATTATGTTATAATATAAGACTGAAGGATACAATAGAAGCTTTTACTAAACGATTATTCTATACCCTTTTTGATGATGAAGAAACTCAAAAGGCTGAACTTAAAGTATTAGAGAAAATATTCTTAGAAGAAATATGTATAGACGTCTGTATCGAAAATGCTGATTTAATATGGGAAGCTTTTAAAAGACAGCTTCCAGAAGTAAGACGAAAACTTGATTTAGATGCATTAGCTATAGAGCAAAATGATCCGGCTGCTAAGAGCTTAGAAGAAGTGTATTTAGCCTATCCAGGATTTCATGCTATTACTATTTATCGTTTAAGTCATGAATTATATGTGTTGAACACACCAGTTGTTCCAAGAATGATGAGTGAATATGCACATGGGTTAACAGGTACAGATATTCATCCAGGAGCAACTATTGGAAATTCGTTCTTTATAGATCATGCTACAGGAACAGTAATAGGAGAAACTTCTGTTATTAAAGATAATGTTAAAATATATCAAGGTGTGACTTTAGGAGGCATTCAAGTCAAAAAAAGTTTATCATCTACTAAAAGGCATCCTACAATCGAAAATAATGTAACTATTTATGCAAACGCTACTATTTTAGGAGGAGACATTGTTATTGGAGCAAATAGTATTATCGGAGCTAATGTTTGGATTACGAAATCTATTCCAGAAAACTCAATAGTAACATATCAATTAGAAAATAAAATAAGTGTTAGAAAAAATGATTGA
- a CDS encoding ferredoxin, with protein sequence MSDVNIKITDRDGEIHSIEAPTDMAMNLMEVIRSYELAPEGTIGVCGGMAMCASCQCYIVSEHQLDEMGDEEEAMLSEAFDVKENSRLGCQIPITEALEGLEIEIAPES encoded by the coding sequence ATGAGTGACGTAAATATAAAAATCACAGACAGAGACGGAGAAATTCATAGTATTGAAGCGCCAACAGATATGGCGATGAATTTAATGGAAGTAATTCGGTCTTATGAATTAGCTCCAGAAGGAACCATAGGTGTATGTGGAGGGATGGCAATGTGTGCGTCTTGTCAATGTTATATTGTATCAGAACATCAATTAGATGAGATGGGAGATGAAGAAGAAGCGATGCTATCTGAAGCATTTGATGTAAAAGAAAATAGTAGATTGGGATGTCAAATACCCATTACAGAAGCATTAGAAGGTTTAGAAATAGAAATTGCACCTGAATCATAA
- the cysM gene encoding cysteine synthase CysM yields the protein MIDSKSITDQIGNTPIVEVRNIVTNPNVRLFLKLEGNNPGGSVKDRAAFNMISEALKRNEIQKGDTLVEATSGNTGIALAFIAQILGLKMILIMPENSTEERVKTMKAYGAEVILTSSDRGIEGSRDLAIELNETKGYFLLNQFANDDNWKAHYKTTGPEIWRDTNQEITHFVSAMGTTGTIMGVSTYLKEKNKNITIVGAQPTDGSKIPGIRKWPEEYLPKFFNRAKVDQVIEVSEADARKMTVRLAQEEGVFAGMSSGGSVATAIKVSESIDSGVIVAVICDRGDRYLSSDLFE from the coding sequence ATGATTGATAGCAAAAGTATTACTGATCAAATAGGAAATACACCAATAGTTGAAGTACGTAATATAGTTACTAATCCAAATGTGAGATTGTTTCTTAAGTTAGAAGGTAACAATCCTGGAGGAAGTGTAAAAGATCGTGCAGCATTTAATATGATTAGTGAAGCTTTAAAACGAAATGAAATCCAGAAAGGAGACACTTTAGTTGAAGCTACTAGTGGTAATACAGGTATTGCATTGGCATTTATTGCTCAGATTTTAGGATTAAAAATGATCTTAATCATGCCTGAAAACTCTACAGAAGAACGTGTTAAAACAATGAAAGCTTATGGTGCTGAAGTGATTTTAACATCATCAGATCGTGGTATCGAAGGATCTAGAGATTTAGCAATAGAACTTAATGAAACTAAAGGGTATTTTTTACTGAATCAATTTGCTAATGATGATAATTGGAAAGCGCATTATAAAACAACAGGACCCGAAATTTGGCGAGATACAAATCAAGAAATAACACATTTCGTATCAGCTATGGGTACTACTGGGACTATAATGGGAGTATCTACTTATCTAAAAGAGAAAAATAAAAATATTACTATTGTTGGTGCGCAACCTACAGATGGATCTAAAATTCCTGGAATCAGAAAATGGCCAGAAGAATATTTACCTAAATTCTTTAACAGAGCTAAAGTAGACCAGGTGATAGAAGTGAGTGAAGCAGATGCTCGTAAAATGACTGTAAGATTAGCTCAAGAAGAAGGTGTTTTTGCAGGAATGAGTAGCGGTGGATCTGTAGCAACTGCTATAAAAGTATCAGAATCTATAGATAGCGGTGTTATTGTTGCAGTTATTTGTGATAGAGGTGATCGTTATTTATCATCAGATTTATTTGAATAA